Proteins found in one Streptomyces sp. NBC_00461 genomic segment:
- a CDS encoding sensor histidine kinase has translation MTDTTQTQPTPPEPPDGAFEPYKPRSPEFRAAMDALGGLRQDLFHDAFAYRPLPRASADGRFARRLSGRMREYVTWAPHALITAAGLLAMLIASNVGFRGAGINLALGLLALAPVLLTMVRPVGAFWLSMAATPVAAVFDGSWDADWPWPAGSFACQLMVLTIVAIRTRPRTAAWMWALTGVYGFLAGSFGGGHYFGSNTVELLFVSAIALLAVTVWHIRRDARQEVTAQQTVTAHERSRRTLLEERTTIARELHDVVAHHMSVVAIQAEAAPYRVENPPPELERAFVTIRENAVAALAELRRVLGVVRAEDYEAPDAPQPTLGDLDALLANVRDAGLSVDKAVTGAVRELPQGVELSAYRIVQEALSNSLRHAPGASAKVEVSYVLGGLGLRIVNGPPPAPNLVKPSPGAGHGITGMRERVSMLNGEMTAARTNEGGYEVAVFLPVAGVTEGEA, from the coding sequence GTGACCGACACGACCCAGACGCAGCCGACGCCACCGGAGCCGCCGGACGGCGCCTTCGAGCCGTACAAGCCGCGCAGCCCCGAGTTCCGGGCGGCGATGGACGCCCTGGGCGGGCTGCGGCAGGACCTGTTCCATGACGCGTTCGCCTACCGCCCGCTGCCTCGTGCGAGCGCTGACGGCCGTTTCGCCCGGCGGCTGTCCGGCCGGATGCGCGAGTACGTGACGTGGGCGCCGCACGCCCTGATCACGGCGGCCGGCCTCTTGGCGATGCTCATCGCCTCCAACGTCGGCTTCCGTGGCGCGGGCATCAACCTGGCGCTCGGGCTGCTCGCGCTGGCCCCGGTCCTGCTGACCATGGTCCGGCCGGTGGGCGCGTTCTGGCTGTCGATGGCCGCGACCCCGGTCGCAGCGGTGTTCGACGGCTCCTGGGACGCTGACTGGCCGTGGCCGGCCGGCAGCTTCGCCTGCCAGCTGATGGTGCTCACGATCGTGGCCATCCGCACCAGGCCGCGCACGGCCGCCTGGATGTGGGCGCTGACGGGGGTGTACGGGTTCCTGGCCGGCAGCTTCGGCGGCGGCCACTACTTCGGCTCGAACACCGTGGAGCTGTTGTTCGTCTCGGCCATCGCCCTCCTCGCCGTCACCGTCTGGCACATTCGCCGGGACGCCCGGCAGGAGGTGACCGCGCAGCAGACGGTGACCGCGCACGAGCGTTCCCGGCGCACCCTGCTGGAGGAGCGCACGACGATCGCGCGCGAGCTGCACGACGTGGTCGCGCACCACATGTCGGTCGTCGCCATCCAGGCGGAGGCCGCCCCCTACCGGGTGGAGAACCCGCCGCCGGAGCTGGAGCGCGCCTTCGTCACCATCCGGGAGAACGCGGTCGCGGCGCTCGCCGAACTGCGCCGCGTGCTGGGCGTCGTCCGCGCCGAGGACTACGAGGCACCCGACGCCCCGCAGCCCACCCTCGGGGACCTGGACGCACTGCTCGCCAATGTGCGGGACGCGGGCCTGAGCGTCGACAAGGCGGTGACCGGGGCGGTGCGCGAACTCCCGCAGGGCGTCGAGCTGTCGGCGTACCGCATCGTCCAGGAGGCGCTCAGCAACAGTCTGCGGCACGCGCCGGGTGCGAGCGCCAAGGTGGAGGTCTCCTACGTCCTCGGCGGCCTGGGCCTGCGCATAGTCAACGGCCCGCCGCCCGCGCCGAACCTGGTGAAGCCCTCGCCGGGTGCCGGGCACGGCATCACCGGCATGCGCGAGCGCGTCTCGATGCTGAACGGCGAGATGACGGCGGCCCGTACGAACGAGGGAGGCTACGAGGTGGCGGTGTTCCTGCCGGTCGCCGGCGTGACGGAGGGTGAGGCATGA
- a CDS encoding response regulator, translating to MTIRVLIADDQMMVREGFSVLLNAMPDIEVVGEAVNGREAVDRVRELAPDVVLMDIRMPEMNGIEATREIVAADSPSKVLVLTTFDLDEYVYQALRAGASGFLLKDASARQLADGVRVVASGEALLAPTVTKRLITEFSKLSTSPRLMQSAQAAYGDLTERETEVLVLIAQGLSNAEIAGRLVVAESTIKTHVSRILVKLGLRDRTQAAVFAYEARLVTPG from the coding sequence ATGACCATCCGCGTCCTGATCGCGGACGATCAGATGATGGTGCGCGAGGGCTTCTCGGTCCTGCTGAACGCGATGCCGGACATCGAGGTCGTGGGCGAGGCGGTCAACGGCCGCGAGGCGGTCGACCGCGTCCGTGAACTGGCCCCCGACGTGGTCCTGATGGACATCCGCATGCCCGAAATGAACGGCATCGAGGCGACCCGGGAGATCGTGGCCGCCGACAGCCCGTCGAAGGTCCTCGTCCTCACGACCTTCGACCTCGACGAGTACGTGTACCAGGCGCTGCGCGCGGGAGCCTCCGGCTTCCTCCTCAAGGACGCCTCGGCCCGCCAACTCGCGGACGGCGTAAGGGTGGTGGCCTCCGGTGAGGCACTCCTCGCACCGACCGTCACCAAGCGGCTGATCACGGAGTTCTCGAAGCTGTCCACGTCCCCTCGCCTCATGCAGTCCGCCCAGGCGGCGTACGGCGATCTGACCGAGCGTGAGACGGAGGTCCTGGTCCTGATCGCGCAGGGCCTGTCGAACGCGGAGATCGCCGGGCGCCTCGTGGTCGCCGAGTCGACGATCAAGACCCACGTCAGCCGCATCCTGGTCAAGCTGGGCCTCAGGGACCGCACACAGGCTGCGGTGTTCGCGTACGAGGCGCGACTGGTGACACCGGGCTGA
- a CDS encoding carboxylesterase/lipase family protein, whose translation MNTRRVLTSLTSLAACALTAVFATAAGPALRTQPALSARQVDRPAVGTVVRTHDGAVRGTAHDGYRTFEGLPYAAPPEGRLRWAPPQPARPWTGTRDATRPASACPQAAGEVPGGSTDEDCLHLNVTAPDAATPRHPRPVIVWLHGGGFTTGAGSSYDAHRMATRGDAVVVTVNYRLGALGFLAHAGLPGSGTFGLADQQAALRWVRDGIGAFGGDPRNVTLAGESAGGYSVCAQLASPAAVGLFQRAIIQSGPCTGRPDRPFAPSAASLPTARETGARFAAKAGCSSARHVLACLRGKSVSRVLAAQATDQQPAYGTPLLPHDPATAVAAGRFPHVPVLIGGNHDEGNGWAAGIIQAGNPVTPETWPDVAATFFPGRDRASAIVHEYPVTPSNGGPVFGAVIGDADFACPTLRTGDLLGAQVPVWRYEFADEHAPPLTPGTPPFPLGAPHASELPYLYDLGGRPRTMTPAQHHLADTMIDYWTRFARTGDPNATGTPHWPSDAVQSLAPNHTGPTQTTTHHHCAFWNGLP comes from the coding sequence ATGAACACGCGCCGTGTCCTGACCAGCCTGACCAGCCTGGCTGCCTGCGCGCTGACCGCCGTGTTCGCCACGGCCGCCGGGCCCGCGCTGCGGACGCAGCCTGCCCTGTCGGCGCGACAGGTGGATCGTCCGGCCGTCGGGACGGTGGTCCGCACCCACGACGGCGCCGTGCGGGGCACCGCCCACGACGGCTACCGCACCTTCGAGGGCCTGCCCTACGCGGCGCCTCCGGAGGGCCGCCTGCGCTGGGCGCCGCCCCAGCCGGCAAGGCCCTGGACGGGGACCCGGGACGCGACCCGGCCCGCGAGCGCCTGCCCGCAGGCGGCGGGCGAGGTGCCCGGTGGCAGCACCGACGAGGACTGCCTCCACCTGAACGTCACCGCGCCGGACGCCGCCACCCCGCGGCACCCGCGGCCGGTGATCGTCTGGCTGCACGGCGGCGGCTTCACGACCGGCGCGGGCAGCTCCTACGACGCCCATCGCATGGCCACCCGCGGCGACGCCGTGGTCGTCACGGTCAACTACCGCCTCGGCGCCCTCGGTTTCCTCGCCCACGCCGGACTGCCCGGCTCCGGCACCTTCGGCCTGGCCGACCAGCAGGCGGCACTGCGCTGGGTCAGGGACGGCATCGGCGCCTTCGGCGGCGACCCGCGCAACGTGACGCTGGCCGGCGAGTCGGCCGGCGGCTACAGCGTCTGCGCCCAACTCGCCTCGCCCGCCGCCGTGGGGCTCTTCCAGCGGGCGATCATCCAGAGCGGGCCGTGCACCGGCCGCCCGGACCGGCCGTTCGCCCCGTCCGCCGCCTCACTGCCCACAGCGCGTGAGACCGGCGCACGGTTCGCGGCCAAGGCCGGCTGCTCCTCCGCCCGGCACGTCCTGGCCTGTCTGCGCGGGAAGAGCGTCTCCCGTGTGCTGGCCGCCCAGGCCACCGACCAACAGCCCGCCTACGGAACGCCGTTGCTGCCCCACGACCCCGCGACCGCCGTCGCCGCCGGCCGCTTCCCGCACGTGCCCGTGCTCATCGGCGGCAACCACGACGAGGGCAACGGCTGGGCCGCCGGCATCATCCAGGCCGGTAACCCCGTCACCCCCGAGACCTGGCCCGACGTCGCCGCCACCTTCTTCCCCGGCCGGGACCGGGCGAGCGCGATCGTCCACGAGTACCCGGTGACTCCGTCGAACGGCGGCCCAGTGTTCGGCGCGGTCATCGGCGACGCCGACTTCGCCTGCCCCACCCTGCGCACCGGCGACCTGCTCGGCGCCCAAGTCCCCGTCTGGCGCTACGAGTTCGCCGACGAGCACGCCCCGCCGCTCACCCCGGGCACGCCACCGTTCCCCCTCGGCGCACCCCATGCCAGTGAGCTTCCCTACCTGTACGACCTCGGCGGCCGCCCCCGCACCATGACCCCGGCCCAGCACCACCTGGCCGACACCATGATCGACTACTGGACCCGCTTCGCCCGCACCGGCGACCCCAACGCCACCGGTACGCCGCACTGGCCGAGCGACGCCGTCCAGTCCCTGGCCCCGAACCACACGGGCCCCACCCAGACCACCACCCACCACCACTGCGCCTTCTGGAACGGCCTGCCCTGA
- a CDS encoding GOLPH3/VPS74 family protein encodes MTESLHHRMYLLAYDEEARGPYDRSRTGLLVRTAVLVELALRGRLVETGGGSVAVAGTGSTGDPVLDEMLREAPGHGWKQLVRRHSGRTLTAVEDQLAALGLLTVESSRLRLGGRRVTVSDPGTLRAVRDRVSAVLHGNAPVAGIPVADAALAALAAAGKNRSVVSRQDARELRDRIDACTGRLGTLAPGLEKTVRGLSMTMIAAQGGMGGG; translated from the coding sequence ATGACCGAATCGCTCCATCACCGCATGTACCTGCTCGCCTACGACGAAGAGGCCCGGGGGCCGTACGACCGCTCCCGGACCGGGCTGCTCGTCCGGACCGCCGTCCTGGTCGAACTCGCCCTGCGCGGGCGGCTGGTGGAGACCGGCGGCGGCAGCGTGGCGGTCGCCGGAACGGGATCGACGGGGGATCCCGTTCTGGACGAGATGCTGCGGGAGGCTCCCGGGCACGGCTGGAAGCAGCTGGTCCGGCGGCACAGCGGGCGCACCCTGACGGCGGTGGAGGACCAGCTGGCCGCGCTGGGGCTCCTCACCGTCGAGTCGTCGCGGCTTCGCCTGGGCGGACGGCGCGTGACCGTGTCGGATCCGGGCACGCTCCGGGCGGTGCGCGACCGTGTGTCGGCCGTCCTGCACGGCAACGCACCCGTCGCCGGGATTCCCGTCGCCGACGCCGCTCTGGCGGCACTGGCCGCGGCCGGCAAGAACCGGTCGGTGGTCTCGCGGCAGGACGCCCGAGAGCTGCGGGACCGCATCGACGCCTGCACCGGCCGCCTCGGCACCCTCGCCCCCGGCCTGGAGAAGACCGTACGCGGACTGTCCATGACCATGATCGCCGCCCAGGGCGGGATGGGCGGCGGCTGA
- a CDS encoding response regulator: protein MTLRVVVADDQALVRTGFRMIIDARDDLEVVGEASDGQEAVRLTRELRPDVVLMDVRMPVRDGIEATREIVACGSPARVLVLTTWDLDTHVVAALRAGASGFLLKDIRPAELVEAIRLTARGDALLAPSVTRRVLDRFLRTAPDLRPPPDLERLSGREREVLTLIGQALSNAEIARRLDLSEATVKNHVTGVLRKLGLRDRVQAVVAAYDHGLVRPRDP from the coding sequence GTGACCCTTCGCGTGGTGGTGGCCGACGACCAGGCCCTGGTGCGTACCGGCTTCCGGATGATCATCGACGCGCGGGACGACCTGGAGGTGGTCGGCGAGGCGTCCGACGGCCAGGAGGCCGTGCGGCTGACGCGGGAACTGCGGCCGGACGTGGTGCTGATGGACGTACGGATGCCCGTGCGGGACGGCATCGAGGCGACCCGGGAGATCGTGGCCTGCGGCAGCCCGGCCCGCGTGCTCGTACTGACCACCTGGGATCTCGACACGCACGTGGTCGCGGCGTTGCGTGCCGGGGCCAGCGGGTTCCTGCTGAAGGACATCCGGCCCGCCGAACTCGTGGAGGCGATCCGTCTCACGGCCCGCGGGGACGCCCTGCTGGCGCCCTCGGTGACGCGCCGTGTCCTGGACCGCTTCCTGCGCACCGCGCCCGACCTGCGGCCGCCGCCGGACCTGGAGCGCCTGTCCGGCCGGGAACGGGAGGTGCTCACCCTGATCGGGCAGGCCCTGTCGAACGCGGAGATCGCCCGGCGGCTGGACCTGTCGGAGGCCACCGTCAAGAACCACGTCACCGGCGTACTGCGCAAGCTGGGCCTGCGGGACCGGGTACAGGCCGTGGTCGCCGCGTACGATCACGGCCTCGTCCGGCCGAGAGACCCGTGA
- a CDS encoding sensor histidine kinase has product MSRDARWLWCGSAGLVLGVLGTSVLAVGTGWRLAAGVVLVVAQAGSLRWVLRGPLAVLGVGVITGVAVWALLPAVTLTGALLAAQVALCVLSATRPRRVSVAALAGMCALSGLGFVSGGPGAVAICLLAVLLAWTVGQWRRAQRARAAAETRRAVAEERARIAREVHDVVAHTLSVMVIQAGAAEDVFGDRPEQARQALRAIDTAGRSALDELRLLLRAFGPEERDPEERDPEERDPEAGDSAAEDPAEGDPVDGERAPRPGLARLDELADAVRAAGMTVRLDREGVPAGGLPAAVDLAAYRIAQEAVTNALRHAVGADEVRLSVTADGGRIRITVADNGRTPPARSARAGAGRGLVGMRERARMLGGSLRAGPAAGGGFAVEAELPMEYAS; this is encoded by the coding sequence GTGAGTCGGGACGCGCGTTGGCTGTGGTGCGGGTCGGCCGGTCTGGTGCTCGGGGTGCTCGGCACGTCGGTGCTCGCCGTCGGCACGGGCTGGCGGCTGGCCGCGGGGGTCGTTCTGGTCGTCGCGCAGGCCGGTTCTCTGAGGTGGGTGCTGCGCGGGCCCCTCGCCGTACTGGGCGTCGGTGTGATCACGGGTGTCGCCGTGTGGGCGCTGCTTCCCGCAGTGACGTTGACTGGGGCGCTGCTCGCGGCGCAGGTCGCGTTGTGCGTGCTGTCGGCCACGCGGCCGAGGCGGGTGTCGGTGGCGGCGCTTGCGGGGATGTGCGCCCTGTCGGGGCTCGGGTTCGTCTCCGGTGGCCCGGGGGCCGTGGCCATCTGTCTGCTGGCGGTGCTGCTGGCATGGACCGTGGGGCAGTGGCGCCGGGCGCAACGGGCGCGAGCGGCGGCGGAGACACGACGGGCGGTCGCGGAGGAACGGGCCCGTATCGCGCGGGAGGTGCACGACGTGGTCGCTCACACCCTGTCGGTGATGGTCATTCAGGCGGGCGCCGCGGAGGACGTGTTCGGTGATCGTCCCGAGCAGGCCCGGCAGGCATTGCGGGCGATCGACACCGCGGGGCGCTCGGCGCTGGACGAACTGCGGTTGCTGCTGCGGGCGTTCGGTCCGGAGGAGAGGGATCCGGAGGAGAGAGATCCGGAGGAGAGAGATCCGGAGGCCGGGGATTCGGCGGCGGAGGATCCGGCGGAGGGGGATCCCGTCGACGGGGAGCGGGCTCCGCGACCCGGGCTCGCGCGGCTGGACGAGCTTGCCGATGCCGTGCGGGCGGCGGGCATGACGGTGCGTCTGGACCGTGAGGGCGTTCCGGCCGGTGGTCTGCCGGCGGCCGTGGACCTCGCGGCGTACCGGATCGCGCAGGAGGCCGTGACCAACGCGCTGCGGCACGCCGTCGGCGCCGACGAGGTGCGCCTGTCGGTGACGGCCGACGGTGGGCGGATCCGGATCACCGTGGCCGACAACGGGCGTACGCCGCCCGCCCGGTCCGCCAGGGCGGGCGCGGGACGGGGCCTGGTGGGGATGCGGGAACGGGCCCGCATGCTGGGCGGGAGCCTGCGGGCGGGCCCGGCCGCCGGGGGCGGGTTCGCGGTGGAGGCGGAACTGCCGATGGAGTACGCGTCGTGA
- a CDS encoding ATP-binding protein, whose product MPENDPESWEYSLYIPNDPRAVTVCRRTLRLILTMHGLITLVDTAELLATELISNAVLHTKGPAALRVRYSPGVLRLGAWDADPEPPDSPAEAADLTAEGGRGLTLVRACSDLWGWQPLSRFGNRGKYVWCELLGRVGA is encoded by the coding sequence GTGCCCGAAAACGATCCCGAGTCCTGGGAGTACTCCCTCTACATCCCCAACGACCCCCGCGCCGTCACCGTGTGTCGTCGCACCCTCCGTCTGATCCTGACCATGCACGGCCTGATCACGTTGGTCGACACCGCGGAGCTCCTCGCAACCGAGCTGATCTCCAACGCCGTACTGCACACCAAGGGCCCCGCCGCCCTCCGCGTCCGCTACTCCCCCGGCGTACTCCGCCTCGGCGCATGGGACGCGGACCCCGAACCGCCCGACTCCCCGGCCGAGGCGGCGGACCTCACCGCCGAGGGCGGCCGGGGCCTCACCCTCGTACGGGCCTGCTCCGACCTCTGGGGCTGGCAGCCGCTGTCCAGATTCGGCAACCGTGGCAAGTACGTCTGGTGCGAACTGCTCGGTAGGGTCGGGGCGTGA
- a CDS encoding helix-turn-helix domain-containing protein: MPPRSNPTARQVRLGTELRRLREAAGLKARDAAAFLNSTSGQMSHVELGIAAISPERVRRLAAYYACMDDALIEALVVMATDRTRGWWEEYRGVLSQVNLDVAEAEYHARYMRDIVITRIPGLLQTPDYARAVFAYMNPGLPEREVDAKVEFRMRRRTAVDGDDPVPYEAIIHEIALRLRVSGREVSRAQLRQILDLVEQGHATVRVIPIDQDGFAGSGASMMYAGGPIPQLDTVLRDSPAGVGFIDAEAQLNRLRTLIHRVEEASLDPMASRDFIHRLAKEI, from the coding sequence ATGCCGCCGAGGAGTAACCCCACTGCGCGTCAGGTGCGGTTGGGGACCGAACTGCGCAGGCTGCGCGAGGCTGCCGGGCTGAAGGCGCGGGATGCGGCGGCATTCCTCAACTCGACTTCGGGCCAGATGAGTCACGTGGAGCTGGGCATCGCGGCCATCAGCCCGGAGCGGGTTCGCAGGCTTGCCGCCTACTACGCCTGCATGGACGATGCGTTGATCGAAGCGCTGGTGGTGATGGCGACCGATCGGACGCGTGGCTGGTGGGAGGAGTACAGGGGCGTTCTGTCGCAGGTGAACCTGGACGTGGCCGAGGCCGAATACCACGCGAGATACATGCGGGACATCGTCATCACCCGTATCCCGGGGCTCCTGCAGACCCCCGACTACGCCCGAGCGGTGTTTGCCTACATGAATCCGGGGCTCCCCGAGAGGGAAGTGGACGCCAAGGTGGAGTTCCGCATGAGGCGTCGTACCGCTGTCGACGGCGACGACCCCGTCCCGTACGAGGCGATCATTCACGAGATCGCACTGCGGCTCCGGGTCTCCGGCCGTGAGGTCTCGCGTGCCCAACTGCGGCAAATCTTGGACCTGGTGGAGCAGGGGCACGCCACTGTGCGCGTTATCCCCATCGACCAGGACGGCTTCGCCGGTTCAGGAGCATCGATGATGTACGCGGGCGGCCCCATTCCGCAGCTGGACACGGTGCTACGGGACTCGCCCGCCGGCGTCGGTTTCATTGATGCCGAAGCCCAGCTGAATCGACTGCGGACGTTGATTCATAGGGTGGAGGAGGCGTCGCTGGACCCCATGGCGTCGCGCGACTTCATTCACCGCCTGGCGAAGGAAATCTGA
- a CDS encoding DUF397 domain-containing protein codes for MNWRKSTYSDGGEGDTCVEVAPLPTRIAIRDSKAPARATLTFPTPAFTALIDHLKEHPWSETGIPG; via the coding sequence ATGAATTGGCGTAAGTCCACGTACTCCGATGGCGGCGAGGGCGACACCTGCGTCGAGGTAGCCCCCCTCCCTACCCGAATAGCCATCCGCGACTCCAAGGCCCCGGCCCGAGCCACCCTCACCTTCCCCACCCCCGCTTTCACCGCCCTGATCGACCACCTGAAGGAACACCCCTGGTCAGAGACGGGGATCCCGGGCTAG
- a CDS encoding cytochrome P450 → MAVFDPWDPAFLADPYPAYAELRAKGRVHYFEPTGQWLVPHHADVSALLRDRRLGRTYLHRFSHEDFGRTAPPAEHEPFHTLNDHGMLDLEPPDHTRIRRLVSKAFTPRTVEQLKPYVTDLAADLVDRLVEKGGGDLLSDVAEPLPVAVIAEMLGIPESDRAPLRPWSADICGMYELNPPRETARKAVRASVEFSEYLRELIAERRKEPGEDLISGLIAAYDEGDRLTEQEMISTCVLLLNAGHEATVNSTVNGWYALFRNPDQLAALRADRSLVPSAVEELMRYDTPLQLFERWVLDEIEIDGTTIPRGAEIAMLFGSANHDPAVFQNPGRLDLTRQDNPHISFSAGLHYCIGAPLARIELAASMTALLDRAPTLTLAAEPERKPNFVIRGLEGLAVTV, encoded by the coding sequence ATGGCTGTCTTTGATCCCTGGGACCCGGCGTTCCTCGCCGACCCGTACCCCGCCTACGCCGAGCTGCGTGCCAAGGGCCGTGTGCACTACTTCGAGCCCACGGGCCAGTGGCTGGTGCCGCACCATGCCGATGTCTCGGCGCTGCTCAGGGACCGGCGCCTCGGGCGGACGTATCTGCACCGGTTCAGCCATGAGGACTTCGGACGGACCGCGCCCCCGGCGGAGCACGAGCCGTTCCACACGCTCAACGACCACGGGATGCTCGACCTGGAGCCCCCGGACCACACCAGGATCCGGCGCCTGGTGTCGAAGGCGTTCACGCCGCGGACGGTCGAGCAGCTCAAGCCGTATGTCACCGACCTCGCCGCGGACCTCGTGGACCGGCTCGTCGAGAAGGGCGGCGGGGACCTGCTCAGCGATGTCGCCGAGCCGCTCCCCGTCGCCGTCATCGCAGAGATGCTGGGTATCCCGGAGTCGGACCGGGCCCCGCTGCGGCCCTGGTCTGCGGACATCTGCGGGATGTACGAGCTGAACCCGCCGCGGGAGACGGCGCGGAAGGCGGTGCGGGCCTCGGTCGAGTTCTCGGAGTATCTGCGGGAACTGATCGCCGAGCGGCGCAAGGAGCCCGGCGAGGACCTCATCTCCGGGCTGATCGCCGCGTACGACGAGGGGGACCGCCTCACCGAGCAGGAGATGATCTCGACCTGCGTGCTGCTCCTGAACGCCGGTCACGAGGCCACCGTGAACTCCACCGTCAACGGCTGGTACGCCCTCTTCCGCAACCCCGACCAGCTCGCGGCCCTGCGCGCCGACCGCTCCCTCGTCCCGTCCGCCGTCGAAGAGCTGATGCGCTACGACACCCCGCTCCAGCTCTTCGAGCGCTGGGTGCTGGACGAGATCGAGATCGACGGGACCACGATCCCCCGGGGCGCGGAGATCGCGATGCTCTTCGGCTCGGCGAATCACGACCCTGCGGTGTTCCAGAACCCCGGGCGGCTCGACCTCACCCGTCAGGACAACCCGCACATCTCCTTCAGCGCCGGCCTCCACTACTGCATCGGCGCCCCGCTCGCCCGTATCGAACTGGCGGCGTCCATGACGGCCCTCCTCGACCGGGCCCCGACACTGACCCTCGCCGCCGAGCCGGAGCGGAAGCCGAACTTCGTGATCCGGGGGCTGGAGGGGCTCGCCGTCACGGTCTGA
- a CDS encoding ABC transporter permease, with protein sequence MTTMTTLSAPRSGSRQLAGTATLLRFALRRDRVMIPVWVGVNALMVLSMPNTLKNLYGTPAERADLIHQVATNASFRALIGPVFDTSVGALTAWRVGVYAGALAAAMSLMVVVRHTRDEEESGRQELVASGMVGRRASLTAALLAAAVANAVLALLVAGGLAGQGTTGAVALGLGLAAVGLVFATMAAIVAQLTESARLARGLTAAVLGLAFVLRAAGDSAADDGSSVLTWLSPLGWLENLRPYADERWWVLLLFAGAVLLQGAVAYGLAGRRDIGMSFLPTRPGPAVGRLGTAGALAWRLQRGSVYGWGIAFFVVGVVYGGLADGVADLVGDNEKAREIFERMGGRSGITDAFLASMVGMMGLIAALYVVGSVLRLNGEETSGRAEPVLANAVGRVRWAAGHLVIAFGGSVLLMLLTGLGFTVGYGKEVGSILGACLVQVAGVWVIGGIAVLLYGVAPRLALAAWGVAGAVLLIGWVGPALDVPQAVLDVSPFGHLPKLPGGAMEWGPVLILLGVAAALVTAGLAGLRRRDLTS encoded by the coding sequence ATGACCACGATGACGACGCTCTCGGCACCGAGGTCGGGCAGCCGCCAACTCGCGGGCACCGCAACCCTGTTGCGCTTCGCCCTGCGCCGTGACCGCGTGATGATCCCGGTCTGGGTCGGCGTGAACGCGCTCATGGTCCTCTCCATGCCGAACACGCTGAAGAACCTCTACGGCACCCCGGCCGAACGCGCCGACCTGATCCACCAGGTGGCGACCAACGCTTCCTTCCGCGCGCTGATCGGCCCGGTCTTCGACACCTCGGTCGGTGCACTGACGGCCTGGCGCGTCGGCGTGTACGCGGGTGCGCTCGCGGCGGCGATGAGTCTGATGGTCGTCGTACGGCACACCCGGGACGAGGAGGAGAGCGGCCGCCAGGAGCTGGTGGCGTCCGGGATGGTGGGTCGCCGGGCCTCCCTGACGGCGGCCCTCCTCGCGGCGGCGGTCGCGAATGCCGTACTGGCGCTGCTGGTTGCCGGTGGCCTGGCCGGGCAGGGAACGACCGGGGCCGTGGCCTTGGGCCTCGGGCTCGCGGCGGTGGGCCTGGTCTTCGCCACGATGGCGGCGATCGTCGCCCAGCTCACGGAGAGCGCGCGGCTGGCCCGTGGCCTGACGGCGGCGGTGCTCGGCCTGGCCTTCGTCCTGCGCGCGGCGGGCGACTCGGCGGCGGACGACGGCTCCTCGGTACTGACCTGGCTGTCGCCGCTGGGCTGGCTGGAGAACCTGCGCCCGTACGCCGACGAACGCTGGTGGGTGCTGCTGCTGTTCGCGGGGGCGGTACTGCTCCAGGGCGCGGTGGCCTACGGGCTCGCGGGCCGCCGGGACATCGGCATGAGCTTCCTGCCGACCCGCCCCGGACCGGCGGTCGGCCGGCTCGGCACGGCGGGCGCGCTGGCGTGGCGGCTGCAGCGGGGCAGCGTGTACGGCTGGGGCATCGCCTTCTTCGTCGTCGGCGTCGTCTACGGCGGCCTGGCGGACGGCGTGGCCGACCTGGTCGGCGACAACGAGAAGGCCCGCGAGATCTTCGAGCGGATGGGCGGCCGGAGCGGGATCACGGACGCGTTCCTGGCATCCATGGTCGGGATGATGGGCCTGATCGCCGCGCTGTACGTCGTCGGCTCGGTCCTGCGCCTGAACGGCGAGGAGACGTCGGGCCGGGCGGAGCCGGTCCTGGCGAACGCGGTGGGGCGCGTGCGGTGGGCCGCCGGCCACCTGGTGATCGCCTTCGGCGGATCCGTACTGCTCATGCTCCTGACGGGCCTCGGCTTCACCGTCGGCTACGGCAAGGAGGTCGGGTCGATCCTGGGGGCGTGCCTGGTGCAGGTCGCCGGGGTGTGGGTGATCGGCGGGATCGCGGTGCTGCTGTACGGCGTGGCGCCTCGGCTGGCGCTGGCGGCCTGGGGAGTCGCGGGGGCGGTGCTGCTGATCGGCTGGGTCGGCCCCGCACTGGACGTCCCGCAGGCGGTGCTCGACGTGTCCCCCTTCGGCCACCTGCCGAAGCTGCCCGGCGGGGCGATGGAGTGGGGCCCGGTACTGATCCTGCTCGGGGTGGCGGCGGCGCTGGTGACCGCGGGACTGGCCGGTCTACGACGCCGGGACCTCACGAGCTGA